A stretch of DNA from Bactrocera neohumeralis isolate Rockhampton chromosome 6, APGP_CSIRO_Bneo_wtdbg2-racon-allhic-juicebox.fasta_v2, whole genome shotgun sequence:
AGGAAGACCAGATTTGACTCTATACTGTTAGCGAAACAATTATTGAAAGAAACTTTTGGTGATCGCATTATCTCGTGCGTCGTGTGCCAACGGCGTGTCTTTCAAAATCGTGCGATTTAACACtgctgaacaattttttgtggAGTCATGTGAAATCATTTGCGTACGCAGATAAGCTCGAGACGATTGATGCTTTGAAAGGAAATACACGGCGTGTTATTGCTGTTATGCGGCACCAATTACTGCAAAGTGAAAGTGatggaatatttatttatatttcacatGGCTGTTTAATTAATTATCCACTGGACTTACGTAATTTATAAAGATGCTGCAGCAGTTACTGGTACTTTGTAATTATGTTACATAAGTATACTAAATTTCGCTTTGATTTGGTTGTGAAATTTGAGCaagaattttcgaattttgtaTGGCATTTTCAACAAACTtcctattaaatttttattgcggCAACCTCATTGCTAACATAATATTAAAGCTCATATTACgaaatttcaaaagattttattCATGTGAATTCAATGTTTAATTCAAGTGCCTGAAGTTTGTTGAACAATTAGAATGTCTTTCATAGATATTTCACTTTAGATGTTGCGtgttacataaaataaattattttacacacAATTAAATGTTCGTACATTACATATACAAGTACCTATACTTAGCTAAGCAATGACAATAAAGTCCAGTGGGAAATAAGATCTCtacaaaatatgtgtatataatttgtattattaccGCGTAgatagctatgtatgtatgggtataATATCTTAGAATATGGAAGGAAGAAGGAAATGGAGAAAATTGTGACTCTTTAGTTGACGGACTCATGACTCTCGTGTTTGTAAACCCAATATAACTCAACAGCTTTTTATAAAATCTAAAACGAAACgagttttataaaaagtttggtTAAGAAAACTTGATTTACAGATTTATGTTTGCCTGCCAGCTTTCCTTTCAAGTGACAACTTAGTTCTGGTTGGTGAGTGCGCTACATGTAAATTCTGTATTTATTGTAATGCATTTCCGACAAGGTCATTATTTTGTTTCGAGACAAGTAAATTGTTACATTACCTGTTAATGATGTTCAGTGTTCAGGAATTTGCGATTAATTATACATGAACTTGTTACCTTTGTTCTTGTGGCTACACTATAAATGACTATAACGGCATTGCAATAAGTTTGATGTCAAAACACCCAACCCTAGTTTAAaaggacatatacatatgtatttgcggCATTTTCTACTAATCGAATTTTACTCCTACTATACTAAGTTTGAAGCATTTGTGTTTTgcttaaaaccaaaatattgtGAATAGaaactaatgaaaataaaaatcataaataattgttagaatttggaaatgcttttttctattgttttatttatactattttaacaaattattcgTTTCCATCATAATCCAATTTTCACTTTCTTACTTTCTGCTGAGTCGATGTTTTATAAAAAGACTTGGCCTTTATAACaattctcttcttttaagtAGCTAGACATTTAGATCGATGTTTTGTTAATAAAGTGATTAGAAATCGCATTTGCGAGAGCTCTATTCTCAAATCTATATGTGTAATTATACAACCGGCCAACGGTTACTTCGGACAGTAGCTATATTTTGTAGCggtctgaataatttcttcgaagattgtgtCACTGCTTCAGACAATAGTCcgtacaaaatttcgtgaagataacttgtcaaataaatatattttctatacaaaaatataactttGTTCGTTACTATGAGAGGTATACCTGCATGctatatctatatacaatcagatagatcacgcgtgagtcgtgtcaagttgtcaGTATTGTATTGTTTGCCATTTCACCATGAAAAGACTTTGGcgtgaacaacgtttacaaatcgttcaaccacgttacgaaaattcatgttcttgaaactcggactgacgtatggaacggcTTGGCGTATTTTATGAAGCTGCTCGACCAAAATCGCTTCgctcttgaaaattttcaagaagatcagccgttttcgagtcaaatttggTTCCGCGATGAGACTCATTACTGCCTCaatggttatgtaaacaaaatcaaaattgctgcacttggaacgaagagcaacatgAAGAGATACAAAGGCTTCCATTGTATCCAGAAAAATCGATGGTtgggtgtggtttgtaggccggtggagTCATCggtcaaaaatgatgccggtgagaatgtaaccgttAATGGTGACCGTTGTCGCGCCATCATAACCgactattcaaaaaataaatgccaaagaatgttcttctCTCTCCAGTAGTGAAGAAGTCTCTCGACCTCCATGCACCACCCGAGTCTAGCAAACCACCAGCATGGCTTCCGAAAAGTACACAACATCACCACAGCTCTTAACGGCATAAACTACAGATAGTTCATGGTCTAAACCATATAAAGGATGATCCTCGTAACATTGAACTTGTCAAAAGCTCTTCacacagtcaaccacacaacgctactaGAGAGCATCGAAAAATCTACGCTTTCTCCAGGGTTGAAGAGGTGGACTATGAACCACCTGAGCGGTCGACAATCATCTGTACTGTTTCGAGGTAAAAACGCTAAATTGAGAataattaaacagggggttcgaTGGCATGTGCTCAAAagtaaacggctatctctccgacctttctcgcttTCTTGCTGTACGGAACCTAACACTCTCCAGCACTAAATCAAAACTagacgaaggagtacagacttgaccttaatacTGCAGTGGTTGACGCTAAAATACTGACTGTAAATAACCCTATGATTTTAAGTGGGACACTCGACAGCCTATGCACCTTCACTCCTCACACGACCGCGATTACTGCCAAAGTAcaaagccgcaacaaaatcctgaAGTTGATAGCAGatagcacatggggaaaagacaaagaaacgttgttggcaataTACAAGACATGTCTGAACACGCACTCCGGAAAATAACGGGATAACGCATCTTGATGTCTCCAATCGAACATCTGCACAGTGAGACCCgcatgctcccagttaaggagtgtaatgaactcctctccaagcagtttctattgtggtgttttcgtagaaatcatccctgcagtcacGAGCTTGAAGTAGAACCGCCatctaggagcatcaagaggttcTTCCTCAACTACGTTCTCGTcataaaacaatacgccgaccagacttcggacgctaTTAACTTCAGACATATACTCactgccattcacagtggagccataaacaccttcaccgacttcctctcagtgaatggcgtacagCAGACGACGAGTTCGAGTTGCCGTGAGAATCgagatactgtagcaggttaaactcctttCTTACTCAATTTCTTACTCAGTCTCTTGAAGTGTAAGTGTCGTAAAGAGTTATGGAATACTTACTTTCCTCTTAAGATATTTAAGCCCGAATATCcagatatacacacatactatatatttattaaatttctcaaCTTCCTTTAATTAAGTTCAATACTGTTTTTTACATGTTTAcgtataaaaatgcatttagcTATTTCTTGTAAAAGAGAATTAAAGATTTGTTTACAGTTCATTACATATTTGATTGATCACCCTGTATTGGATGGaggattatataaaaaaaggatatatatattttttactagcAAGATTTTGGCAACTGTTGGCAACAGAAAACGACGCGCTTGTCAATTAACAAGACACAAAGTTGAGTTGAAAGATTTCTGCGCCATTTCCCGGAAATGTGGCGAACACAACATCATCGAAGTCATTGGCGCCATACCGCTCGAGCAAATCTTGTGGCAGCAGCTTAAAGTAATTCGCTTTAAGCATTTCTATGTATTGCTTAGAGGATTCCAGAGAGTCACAGCAGGCGACCACGCAGCCACCCCAACTGAAAGTTGAGGTAAAAAATAAGAAGGAGAAAGTGATACAGtgaattatgtaaatatgtatgtgtgtatatgtgggAGTGTTGTGAGTTAGTGGTCTATTAGCAGTAATGACGCGGAAGTAATATTCTTACCCTGCACCGGTGAGTCTAGCGCCCACCTCCGCCTCATCGGATAAGCTAATCAAACGATCCAGATCGGTGTGCGAACACTCGTAGAGCTCCTTAAGACTTTGGTGTGATTGACGCATCAATTGTGACAGCAACGTAAATGGCTTTGTGCCATCATTGACACCATTACCGTTTGACGTTCCGTTCACGCCATTGCAGATGTATTGCGATTCGTTATGGTAGCGCTCGCATATTTCGCGAAATTTCGCCACACGCAGTGACTCTGTAATACGTTTAAGAAGAAGCAGAGATTAGCAATTACTTGCAATACAACCATTATTTTACGCCTCGTCCCCCAAAATTCCACGTACCTTGTATGACATGTAGAGCGCGTTGCTTCAATTTGAATTGTGTCATGTGCCGCGTATTGACGGTGAGAAATTCCCTCTCGAATTCCTCAGCGTCAACCTCCAACTCGCGCGCACACAACTCTGCGCGTGTGTAAATATCCTTTGGCAGCCATTTCAACACTAGCTCTTCCAGTTCGCCGAGCGTGCAATGCAGCGCCTCTTGCAACTGCACAAAGCGCAACATGCCACGCCAATTGCTGAACTTCATATGCTTGGCAATAATGCGCGCAGCCAAGCGGCATTCCACTACGCGTTCATTGAAATCCGACGAGGCTGCTTTGTTCTTTGCCGCCAGACTGTTGGCCACAATGAAGCACACACCAGCCGGCAACTGTATGGGTGTGGCATTCAGCTCCGGATGGAATTCGATGAATTGTGCGCAACCAGCCTTGGCCAGGTAGGCGATGGCTTGATCCATGCCGCCACCCTGTGTGCCAATGTAGCGTTCACAGCGTGCCGATATGGCGGCCAACTGTTTGCGTTCCAAAGGCAATTGGTGCAGATATGCCGTGGCCAACACAGCGGCGCTAACCAGTGCGCTGGAGCTGCTCAAACCCGAAGCTGGCGGTATGTTGCCGCTCAACGCGACATGCATGCCGATGGGCCGCATAGTTTCACCACTGTTCGCTTGTTGGATTTGCTCATAGATGCCCTTCACACCGCACAGATAGTAATTATACCATTTCGGTGCACCATTTTGCGGCAAATCAATGCTGTGCGCGGGAGATGTGAGAATTTTGGTTTGTAagtgaaataatgaaaattgcgaaaatattACAGATATTCCTACCTGAGCGCACTCAAATCGCATTTGAAGTTTTCGTAGCGCTTTGTTTCCACATTGCGCAGCTGTAGAAATGTATTTTCCTCATCGTGTCCGACCGCCAACAGAATGCACTGATCAATAGCCATCGGTAAGACGGGGTAGCCGCAGTAGTCCACATGCTCGCCGATTATGTTGACGCTGTAATTTTATTAAAGCAGAGAAATGGTTATTGTGGCTGAATGCAAATGAATTAAAGATTCTGAAAAATCacataaagttgaaaaatatgtacCAGATATAACTTGCTTTGTTGGACTTTGTAATGTCGACTCGCACAAAAATGGgttatccatttcgaggttccctacttttctAAAGAACAAACACAGAAACATCAAATTTATTGGTAAATGCTTAGTATCACTTGAAGGAACATTATTTGGcacttattttttcttaattatctctttcaaatgttggccgcgtctacgtttcagatggtccattcgttgacttcaattttcgatgattcgttcaagcatttcgactgctaacctaactttacatatccccacatgaaaaattctaacggtgtgatatcagacgatcttggtggccaaaaaCATTGACCGGCcaaaaacgttaaattatctgcttTCCAAAGTGGGGTTAacatctcgacgtaaaatgcgccaagtcgttccgtacgtcagttcgagttgctgcgaactgcaggtttttggttttaaaggaAATCCGTCACGAATTCCCCTCACTCTCTTTAAAAACAGATCAGTATATGTCGCTACTAGGCTTAAATCCATacgatttttagttagccctaaccttcaatAGGCGGGTGTATACATTTGACAAATGTTGAATCAATAGTTTGGGAATAGTATTTTGGGTGAAGCAAGCAaagttagtttacaaaaaatttatcaaaaggaatttcgtgtgttaataaagcattgcttttggaggaaaaaataatatggaAGCTGAGGTTTGGATTATTCAACATTATTTGGACTCTGCACCAGGACATAAGCCGTTGAAAAGTGGTTTGTTAAGTTGGAAAGAGGCGAAATAGGCACCGAGGATGAAAAGACAGTGAACGCGCTTAAGTGACTGTTACCCAGGAACACATCAAACAAGTGTAGAAAATaatttggatgaccgtaaagtgaagatTTCGGAATAGCAGACACTTTAAAGATATCAACGTGTTTGTACGTCATattattcacgaatatttgggtatgagaaaggtCTGTCTGTGCATcgtgggtgccgcgcgagctcactttttaACAGAAACgaacgagttgatgattcggagcagtgtttgcaGGCGCTCAAGCGTAATAAGTccgagtttttgcatcgatatgtgacaatggatgaaaaatGGCTCCATCACTTCGTTTCGAAGACTAATCGACAGTCGTTCGAGTGTATTGCACACGATGAACCTGCAACGAAGCGTGGAAAAAGGCAACAATCGGCTGGTAAGGTTATGCGCTCtttattttgggatgcgcatgcgcataattttaattgactattattattattctattgACTGgaccatttgaagaaaaataaagttatgtttcaccaagacaatgcagaGTATCACAAATCAATGATAACGATGGCAGAAATTCTTGATTTGGGTTTCGAATTGCTTTCGCAGCCAACGTATTCTGGCCCCCGGCGAC
This window harbors:
- the LOC126761817 gene encoding N-acetylgalactosamine kinase; protein product: MAASAESAISMSHLELGSEHRLYARLRELNDFYRHQFGGEPEFFVRMPGRVNIIGEHVDYCGYPVLPMAIDQCILLAVGHDEENTFLQLRNVETKRYENFKCDLSALSIDLPQNGAPKWYNYYLCGVKGIYEQIQQANSGETMRPIGMHVALSGNIPPASGLSSSSALVSAAVLATAYLHQLPLERKQLAAISARCERYIGTQGGGMDQAIAYLAKAGCAQFIEFHPELNATPIQLPAGVCFIVANSLAAKNKAASSDFNERVVECRLAARIIAKHMKFSNWRGMLRFVQLQEALHCTLGELEELVLKWLPKDIYTRAELCARELEVDAEEFEREFLTVNTRHMTQFKLKQRALHVIQESLRVAKFREICERYHNESQYICNGVNGTSNGNGVNDGTKPFTLLSQLMRQSHQSLKELYECSHTDLDRLISLSDEAEVGARLTGAGWGGCVVACCDSLESSKQYIEMLKANYFKLLPQDLLERYGANDFDDVVFATFPGNGAEIFQLNFVSC